ACACTGCCTTTACTAACAGAAACTACCAGCTAATCAGAAAGCAAGATAAGATGCtacttatttttctttttattttattccttaGATTATGATATTTGTATGACTGCCAAAGTTTGGGTCGTTTTTTATTGTTTGGACTTGAGTTCTTTATGAATGTTGGTTTGGACTTTGGTACACCTTACTAGAGTTacaataattttgtataaaCAATGGGGAGGAAACAGGGGACCAATAAAAGGAATAGCGGCCCACAGGGTTGATCCAAGTAAACTGTTGGGCGCGCCTACTCTAACAAATTCTTTATGTTTGGTCAATAATTTTTCTACTGCGGTATAAGACTACGGGGCGTTtggattaatttaaaaaaaatgatttattgcttaaactaaaaaaatgaagttgaattgagaagtaaataagttaataaaatgtttgaaaaaaaaatagaaactgTGAGAGAAAGAAGatagcattctcaactttttaaaaatacttctgcttatttacatAAACGCTCACAAAAAGCCGAAGTCAGAAGCAGCTTATGCTTAACAAACAGCCCTACAACACCaatcaaaatttgaaactaCTACTGTTTTAATCCAACCATATGAATTATGCTAGGTAGGTGTGACAACTGACAACCTCAcaacttgaatataatattactaaTCCCAAGCAATTTAGAACATAAATAATGAGTTGTTTAGGGAAAAAACATAACGAGtagtaataattaaattggtatGTTTTATCTTGTATTAAATCGTCAGAACGAGGAGTATAATGTAATTAAATATAAGAGAGTTTAAACGAATCTAAATGTAATTATACTCAGTAatgattactccctccatctcaaaatAGTTGATACGTTTGGTTTTGTGCctgtcaaattgactaaagtttgactgaaatttattaatattttatcaattaataaaataaaaaaaatatgttatcagaataatttttaatctactttaatgTGTAATTtccagttttttaaaataataagtgattaatttataatctttggtcaaaacttaatcaatttgaccaacaaaaataaaaatgtgacaattattttgggaaggagggagtaatgaTTTTTGAGATacaatcataaatataataagatATTTTATCTTGATAGTTTAGATATTGTTCTATATTATTTATCGAAAAATGCATCAAAAATCAGTAGAATAATGTGATACCGGTCAAAATCGGTCAAAACGGCCGTCTAGACGGTACTGATAGCCCGGATTCGGTCCTAGACGGTGAATTAAACGTTTTTGACGAAATCGATCCTAGGTGGTCAACATTCCGCTTAGGGGTCCATACGAcagtaacaaaaaaattaattttataaataaattctaaaaattatgattatgttataagaaattaattattcatGTGTAATTAACTTAATATCCTATAAAAAAATGCTAATTTTTAACCGACCGGTTTAACTTGCACTATAATCAATTAactttttctaattaaaatatatatttttcatgtgAAATTAAATTTCACAGTCTAGTCACTCTGATCTCCAAATTTTATGTGCTCAACTCCTTTTTCCCCTAAATTTCAGGGTTGAAGACAATTCCATTTTACTGGCTAAAATTTCTATTGGACTCACAGTGTCTCTTTTGAataaattacgcatattaaaaaaatattgggaCTGTTTGtgttaacttaaaagaagtgacttcttgcttaaattaaagaagtagagtagaagtgagaattaaataagttaataaagtgtttggaaaagaagcagaagctgtaaGAGAGAAGCtaacattctcagcttcttaaaagttcttctatttctttacacaaacgggtaaaAAAGCATAAATCAGAAGTAGAAGTTACTTGGGCACActaattacataatattttctcacttgtacccctaataaatgcatgaatgtacCCTTATTAGTTGTTACACAACTTTTAAGAAGAGTACTTTCGAACTAATGCCCATATGTTTGCATTGGAAATtaaaagtggacaagtattatggaacaattttttttttcaaaacaaacatgtattgtgggactaggggtgttaacgaaacgaattcgaaacgaatactatagtttttgtatttgtattcggtttaaatatacatattcggatttgtattcgtttattatccgaatagttatttgtatttgtattcgtATTCGGTTAAGTTCACGAACTATTCATATTCGTTTAAGGCActcatttaaaagaaaataaaaaaataactaaactgCTGACACGTGACAAAAGTTATAAACTCTCATACTTCACCAATTCAAGCAAACTATAAAAAGTACAAATAATACGGACTacagtcatccaactcaaataatataaaattcaaattagtgATTGAACAAACCTGGATAAACCAGAAGGTGTGacattttgtttctgatttgTCGATCTGTGGCTATAACTAGAAGAGCTCCACTCACCAATACataatcttattaaataaaaatataatatttttctatataatataaaataatatatatatataatttaattttcgaataattaagcgaatagcgaatacgaatatttatctattcgaatttgtattcgttaacaaaccgaatattttttaagatttaaattcgtatttgtatttgttaacaAACGAATACGAATAATGTTAAACGAATTCGaataccgaatatttcattaaatattcgtttcgttaacagccctatgtgggacggagggagtagtaaacaaaaaaaatattctacttacaaaaaagtgtaagaaaacataaaagaaaagaaaagtatacatattaatatttgaaaacttaattaattaaattcatacTCCCTGTCAGTATTTTAAACAtttctgattaatttttaaaaattatttttcctatccattatgttttaattaaatttaaaatattcaattttcaaaagcatttcaattaatttttacatAAAATCGATCAATTCCCAATCGACAGAATTCCTTATGTCTAATTGTCTACAACATGTTCTGTGTACAAATTGTTGTTGCAACAGCTTCCCAGTACTTTGTCTGCTGCATCAGATTTAGAACACTCCAGGGAAGAAAAAACACAAGATGCCAGGACCAGGTCCGCACATGATGTACACTCTGGGCACAGGCCAAGCTCTATCCAGAGTCTCAAATGGTCGATTCAGCCCACACCACTGCATCATCTACTCAATCAACGCCTTTTTTGGGCCAGACATGGGCTCTTTCTCACTCTGGCTCACTTCCACTCTTGGCTTTGGTGCCGCTTATGGCTCTGCAATTGAGGATTTCATTCACCACCCTTTTTATTATTTCGTGTTTCTTGGATACCCACTTTGTCTGTTTTATAGTTGGGTTTCTAGATTTTTGCTGCACAAGGGCTTTCTTGATTCCATTTCTGgggtttgttttaatttttttttgatttgattGTTGATTATGTATGTAGCTTAGTTGTTtgattatatgtgtgtgtgtgtgtgtgtgtaatgtgAGGTAATTTTGGTTTGTTTGTAGGCGCCTCTTACGAAGAGACAGTGTTTCTTGTTGATTGCAGCTGGGTCTTTGTCACATTTCTTCTTGGATCACTTGTTTGAGGTATGATTACAAGATTTTTATACTTCAATTTTGTTGTTCAAGCATGCTATTTCCATTTGTTCATTCCTTTCTGCATATATTACTATGCTGATCATACAAAATGCCGCAGTTAGCTTGCACGTGTAATTATGCCCCGTAGAAGGTGGATTACTCTGTTGAGTTTGTAAATCATTTGCTCGCAGATTTGTGGTGAAGTTAATGATATTAGCGTTAGCGTTTTATTAACTTAACAACTCTCCCCAAACTGTTGTTAGGTAGACTTAAAATTTGTGGTATTTATGTGTGAATATGTCTCGTCACTTGAAAGCCCATTTTGGGATTCAGTGGTGAATTACTAGGTGCCCATCTTTCTGAAGTTACTTAGTAACCTTACTGCCCATACTCTTAGTATGTAATGAAAACGTTAGTTAAAAGAGCTATAAGATTTTGGGAGAGTTCGTAAGTAGCAGCTATGCTTTAGAATTCAATTCTAGCTGATATCTGATTGCTAGACAATAGTTGGACGATTCTGCATACTTCAACTAAGCTATTCAAACAATTCGTGTGTTCATTCCAAGTTTTCATTAATGTAACCCGCCGAAGGCTAGTACCTGAATAAGTATGGCTGGTAgtgtataagagcatctccagccaGCTAAATAAGtagctaaaatataataaatattcgCAGCCACAGTTTTAATAGCCAAATACTTGTTTTGCTCCAATCATAATAGCTACTTTAGCTAGCTACTGAATTATTCTATTCACAAATATAGAATATTGGTTGATAATAAAACTGTGGGTAGGAGGCAAGGCTGACAAAGACAAACTAATATGAAATATTTGTATAGCTAGTAAGAGAACCTGACTTCTTTAGCGTCGGATATTCTTGCTAGTTAAACCTTTGGTGAGCCATGTCAGGGGGTTAGAGGGAGCATACTAGCTGTTTTACTTACCAAAATGACTAATTGAAATGATGGAGAGGAGCATTGGAGATTACTTAACAAGTTACGAATAGGGGTAGCTCCAACACAAGCCACTTCTTATTTTAACGACCAAGATGGCTAGTTAACCACTCCTACTCTCTGACCTGGCTCTGGTTTACATAGCCTCAACTTCTTCGCTGCATTTGACATGTTGCATTATACAACTATCTGACTTGCATCTACTCGCtacaaaaattattcaaatagagAGCCATTTGAACTAGCATGGTTCAAGCAAACTTTACATTTGACTAGAAATATTTTAGCtagttaatttttaattattttttagctAGTGATTTGTTAAGGAtgattgaagatgctctaaagCCGATAAACAGGTTTCTTTGCAGAAAATGGGTTGAAACCCAGATAAATTTGCAGAACGTATAACTAGGATACTCAATCAGCTCCTGTTCGCCTATATTCAAAATCTGTTTATGAccctaatattttattttaaatataaaattatacatttttaaatcagaatttaattttataagaaGATGGCATGGTTGGTTGTCCACTGTGTGTATTTTATCTTGTATACTCATTGAAGACTATATTAATTTGTAGGAAAATGGTCATTCCTCTGTATACACTTGGGTTCTTAGCACTGGTTGGTGGACTAGTAGAGCTCCAGTAAATCCAGATGCTGTTGTTGTAGTTAGCTTTCTGTGTACATTACTTATAGTCGGCTTCATTTACATTAACAGGTATATTATTCTATTTATCATCTATTTTGTAACGTAAAATGTTGTCGATGAAATGAACTATTGACTTGATTAACTA
This genomic window from Daucus carota subsp. sativus chromosome 7, DH1 v3.0, whole genome shotgun sequence contains:
- the LOC108193879 gene encoding uncharacterized protein LOC108193879 yields the protein MPGPGPHMMYTLGTGQALSRVSNGRFSPHHCIIYSINAFFGPDMGSFSLWLTSTLGFGAAYGSAIEDFIHHPFYYFVFLGYPLCLFYSWVSRFLLHKGFLDSISGAPLTKRQCFLLIAAGSLSHFFLDHLFEENGHSSVYTWVLSTGWWTSRAPVNPDAVVVVSFLCTLLIVGFIYINRVKSLKQFTKQSNQSVKLTIIVASLYGIWCWSQIYFVDPRRAAVGEEADLGVLVFLGIYFFLPHWLCIMSMNETNIIDVEKQLPR